The genomic region AAAGCACTCCGTCTGCAGTCTGAGCTAAAGCTCCGGCGATCTGACCGTATACCATTGAAAAAGCAGTAGGATCTGTAATATCATTTTCTCCATAAGAAGTAAAATCTGTATTTCCTAATTGAAATTCACCAGTACCTCCTGAAGATGCATACCCAAGAACATCATTGTTCCCAATCCATAAAGTAAAGAAAGTTGGGTCCTGAGCTAAAGCATCTGCTAATACAGTTGCATTATCTGCACTTGCGAATCTCGCAAAATAAGGATTAGCTAATCCTGCAGGAACTCCAGCAACATTCCCATATCCTGGAGCAACCAGGTGATAGGATTTTGCACCAGGCACGCCCATATTATTGAATGAACCTGAAAGTTTATTTGCTACATCTGTTGTAGGAGCAGCTCCGGTGTATCTGGCAGGACGTGGTTGCCCTGTAGAACCTACAGCAAGAACCAGCCTGTTTTCAGTGATTTGGGTTCCGCTTAATAAAAGACCACCAGTATTATCATTCATCAATGGCTGTGTAAAACCATTCGTTGGCTGAGTTACCGCAAACTTCTGAGCTAAGATATTAGGATATGAATTTTCCTGGCCAGTGATATAAAGTGCACCATCTGCATAACCAGCGGTAAGTGAATTTCCAAGGGCTACGTAATTTGAGAAATCTGCTTCCCCATTGGAATAAACTTCGCCATCTTCAATAGCATTTTCTAATTCAGGTTCGCAGGATACAACCCCTAAGGCTAATATTGCGATATATTTAAAATAGTTCTTCATCGTTCTCATTAAATTTTAATTGTTACACCTAGACCAGGTACAAACGCGCTTGATTTGTATGTTCCTCCGAAAGGTACATTCTGACCATTCTCCTGATAGTAATTATAGGATTCTTCAACATCTTCAAATCTGCTGTAAAGAAAGGAAGCATCGATAGCTACTTTATCGGTTACGTTTACCGAAAGTCCCCCGGTGAAGTTATTCGAATCGTTTCTAGGAGTTTCAGGAGCAAAATATCCTGATTGTACTGGAGATTCATCGAAATAATAACCAGCTCTTAAAGTAAAGGTCTCATTAGCCATGTATTGAAGTCCAAATCTATAAATAGATGCGTCCTTATAATTCCTTGGATTCCTTGAATCTGGAATATTTGGATTTGCGAAATCTACATCAAGAGATTCGTAAACATCCCAGAAAGTACGGTTATAGTCAAAAGCGAATAACCATTGGTCATTTAATTGATAAGATGCTCCAATAGTAAGTTCAGCAGGAAGCGGTAAAGTAGCATCAAACTGAGTATCGCTAAACGGAGTTAATGGTGAATTCGGGATATTTTCAAAATCGGCATCTCCACCTTCAGCTTCAACTAAAATTTCAGATCGGTAATTAACACCAATGGTAAGACTGTCTATAGGTCTCCACATTGCTCCTGCAGACCATCCCCATGCGCTTACGCCAGAAGCATCTATCGTTACATTCGAACGATTTCCGTCAAGATCTGTAAGGGTTCTGTTAAGGTTTCTGTTGAAATTAACTGATCCACTAACGTAGATAGGTCCACCACCTACTGAAAGATTATCTGTAATTTTATAAGAAGCTAACGCCTGCACATAAATTGCAGAAAGTTCGATATCATTAACAAGGTGCGATCCTGCCCAGTCTTTTTCCCATGCAACAGAACTACCATATGGAGTATATGCAGCAAGTCCAACACTGAACTTCTCGCTTAACTGGTAGGAAAAATAAGCATAAAACGGTGTTCCAACAGGGCTATCTGTTCTAGCCATCTGTCCAAATTCTTCATTTTGCCATACAACATCAGAAAATACGGCACTCGCTCCAACTGCAACATTAATCTTGTTTTCAAGGAAAACCAGTCCGG from Gramella sp. MT6 harbors:
- a CDS encoding outer membrane protein transport protein, which translates into the protein MKRLFLLGLVLLATATTYAGGYRVSLQGQRGLAMGHTGVAVVNNAELAFFNPAGLVFLENKINVAVGASAVFSDVVWQNEEFGQMARTDSPVGTPFYAYFSYQLSEKFSVGLAAYTPYGSSVAWEKDWAGSHLVNDIELSAIYVQALASYKITDNLSVGGGPIYVSGSVNFNRNLNRTLTDLDGNRSNVTIDASGVSAWGWSAGAMWRPIDSLTIGVNYRSEILVEAEGGDADFENIPNSPLTPFSDTQFDATLPLPAELTIGASYQLNDQWLFAFDYNRTFWDVYESLDVDFANPNIPDSRNPRNYKDASIYRFGLQYMANETFTLRAGYYFDESPVQSGYFAPETPRNDSNNFTGGLSVNVTDKVAIDASFLYSRFEDVEESYNYYQENGQNVPFGGTYKSSAFVPGLGVTIKI